In Cicer arietinum cultivar CDC Frontier isolate Library 1 chromosome 1, Cicar.CDCFrontier_v2.0, whole genome shotgun sequence, one DNA window encodes the following:
- the LOC101489991 gene encoding DNA-directed RNA polymerases II, IV and V subunit 9A: MSTMKFCRECNNILYPKEDRDQRNLLYACRNCDHQEVADNYCVYRNEIHHSVGERTQVLQDVAADPTLPRTKAVRCTQCNHGEAVFFQATARGEEGMTLFFVCCNPNCGHRWRD; the protein is encoded by the exons ATGAGTACCATGAAATTTTGCCGCGAATG TAACAACATTCTGTACCCTAAAGAAGACAGAGATCAGAGGAATCTTCTCTACGCTTGCCGCAATTGTGATCACCAG GAGGTTGCTGATAACTACTGTGTGTATAGAAATGAGATTCATCACTCTGTTGGAGAGCGCACTCAAGTGTTGCAGGATGTAGCTGCGGATCCAACTCTTCCTCGTACCAAGGCTGTTCGCTGCACTCAATGCAATCATGGCGAAGCTGTATTTTTCCAG GCAACGGCTAGAGGGGAGGAAGGAATGACGCTTTTCTTCGTTTGCTGCAACCCTAATTGTGGACACCGTTGGAGAGACTGA